The Tursiops truncatus isolate mTurTru1 chromosome 11, mTurTru1.mat.Y, whole genome shotgun sequence genomic sequence CTAACCAGTGGTTACCTTTCTCGGTGCCTGACGATGACGCGCGCCTTATGGTTTCTATTAAGGCCTGTAAGTAACTGGATGTTTAAGACAGATGTATCTTTGCAGAGGTGGGTTCCATCTAGTATTCAAAGAGTTAAAGAGGCCAAAAAATGCATGCCCTACAACATGGCATTCAGAACAAAAGGCACATTGTTATCACTAAGGGCACAATTTCTCCTCTACTGTTAATCTACACTGTCTTGCATCACTGTTGTTCCACTGTTGTAGCAATACACTTAAGTGGTAATGCACGCTTTGGGGGTGCAAGAAACGGAGCCAGATGAGACCGCAACCGAAGACAAGACCACACTGTGCTCTTCCTAAATCTGAAAACAGCTCAGACATCCCTAGACAATGGTAACCTGTGAGACCAAGGACTGTTTCCAAGCCAACTCCTAGTAGCCTATCGGAGCCcttcatttgtgttttaaaatcacAAGGATGCAAcagttttgttgggtttttttgacaTTATAGCTAAGCTAGAATTAAAAAGCAGCTCTATCACTAAACACTGAACATGGCGGCTCTTGTGAATAAGGGAAATGTCCCTGTATTTAGGGGGTGCGGTGTTGGGGGAGCCCCAATAGTGTTGCACATTAGTTTGGCTTAAAAGTTTCCGGTTACATTTGTGAATAGAGATAGTCACAAATGCACTGTTGGCATCTTAAGGACCAGTTTTGTGTGGTGAGGGAGAAGACAAGCAGTATTAGCCCATTTATAAATTTTCACACGGATAATCATTTTATAGGGATATTCATATTAATGGCAGGCTCAGgttcatatatttaaaactaaaagtGAAAATCTCTCAAGAGTGGATACGATGGAAGAGGAACACTGGAAGGGGAAAACAGCcttaatgttttgtttattttaatgacttaaaGACGCTAACCATCTTAGGAGGCTTGTGGTTTTACAAAGCCGCTTCTTATGCCTTTAAGCcagaattttaataataaatacacaATCTTTAAATTCTATAAGCCACTGATTGGGGGGTATCATCACATGAGCATCATTTAAAATGCAACTTACTAACATTATTGCACTTCCACAGATTACACAGAAATGTGTACAACAGGCTAAAGAATTTGACTAGGGGAAAGAAGCTATAATTTCTAGAAACAGAAGTATAAATTAATTTATCAGTGACACCCTTAAATAGTAAAGCAAATATCAATACCACTATCTTATTAATAAGCTAAtcttattactgatttttttggcAAATATCTGTAATAGTTCCTGAGCATTTTTCTCCACCATCAACTGACAAAGCCTCAAGATAAGTGAAGTGTTTTGTTcaaaactacctttttttttcttaaaagagaaaCTGTAGGATTAATATTAAAAGAACTGAACCGGAAACTTTCTTGGCCTCGCTGGGGACCATGCTTTAAGTACTCGTAAATCAATTTACAGGCAATCAATACAATAATATCTGTGCATATAAAGGAGTATTTATCCTAATTtatactacccaaaacctatTGTCCAAACAGGCAGAAATCTTTCTATATTAAATTGCACAtactaaaaaattttttccacGTGCCTTGAAATTGATATATACCACTGCTCATACAGTAgtgataaaatactgaaattttcactgtgaaaataattattattcagaggagaaaatattcttttaccTAACTCTCAGTTACTTTTCCAGGTAAAGTGTCATTCCCACAAAAACAATCAGTGCAATCCAAacgaaagtaaaataaaacagaggaatGTGATGTCTGTGGTTCTTCTAATGATGCATAGAGCAAATCAAACCATTTCACTTGAGGCTGAACTTTTCCTCCTTCGAATCTGTTGTTAAAATTGGCCTTGCTGAACAAGCACAATGACGTCTGTTCACGAAGAGGATTTTCAactctctctttttaaagagtTGATGCTCTCCCAGGCTAAGAGAACCTTACTGTGGCACGTGAAAAGTGTGAACTCAGTCTAATCTGCTAAACCGTCTTTGGAACTATGGAAATCCCCACCTTAAGTAGCTAGgctgttcttttttaaagtggaatatgaaaagatggtcaTAATCACAGCTAAAATGTCTCTCTTCTGTATCAGGAGTCTGGGATATAtatttgaaggaagaaaaaggaattaaatgcAAGCAACAGATGTGTGGTGAAAGAAGAACAGCAGGGAGAAGAGCAAAGAGAGGGGAGGAACAGTTCATgtaatacatttctaaatttaGGTGCAAAACCAATTTTGTTAAACAAGGCTTCTTTGCAAAACAGCTCGCTGATCACATTGGAGAATCTGGAGGAACACACGTTTCCATTCATCCACCAGGTCTGCTTGGCCGGCCGTTAGAATGTCAGAATGCTAACTGGGCATTTCAACTGTGGGGATTTTATTTTGTCTCTGAGCACTATTTTAGGGAAAAATCTCTAAGGTGCAGTTTTTCTTAGAATATCATTTTCATCCTGACCATTCTCCTCCCACCATCACTACCACCTGGGTAACTTATGGAAAACGGAAGCAGGACAGGCTGCACCTGTGCATGAACCTGAAGcgtggagagagaagggggggcCTTCGGAGGCAATCACCTTGGGGAGAATATACTACGAACCATGAACACATAGTGAACGTCTTTGACACCAATCTGTAGATGCGCGGCAGTCATGACGTAATCAATGGCCTGCCACTGATGTTTATTACTCTGCCACACTAAATACAGTAAGGCTCATCGTACTTTTAGAACACAAAAAGTTTCAGAAAGTATAAAAACTTAAAGCATTGTCCCcatgtattttataaaaacaaaacaaacaaccttcttacattaaaataagtgccaaaaagatacaaatgagtCGAGTTATTGAGCAAATAAAAACAGGTCTGAGCTACTCCTTTTCAACCCAGTAAGGCTCAGCAATGTCGTATCTTTCAGAATTACCAGCATCGGGGGACTGAGCTCAGCTAACAAGTTTTGGCAACACTGTCCTCTGCTGAATATTCCCATTGGCATCTGTCATCTGTGCCAAATTAGTCCTCAGTTTGGAGGCTGAGCTGGAAGGTGGAGGTAACTTGGAAATGGATGTGATAGCACCAGTGCTCTCGGTGATCCTTTTCACTGACGTCTTCTCCCCTGTCGGAGGCTTTGGCAGCCGCCTCCTCAGCCAGGGATGCCGCAAAGCCTGGCCAGGGGTCATGCGAACCGCAGGATCCCATTCTAAACACTGTTTTAAGAAGTCGAGGAAAAGGGGATCGTCACACCCCTTCAGTGCATTCCCCCACTCTCTGCTCTCCGGTGGGCCCCTCAGTTTCCCTCTCCGGGAACGGCCTCCGTTGAGAACCACGGAGCCGTCTGAGAGAGTCGTGACAGTGCAGTAACGGGGATAACCCTTGGAGCTCACAAAATTTTTGGCTCGCTTGGACGCATCCAGCAGTTTCTGGGAGGGCATGCCCAGCAGTTCAATCATACAGGCCAGCTGGTCCCCTTCATCCTCCCCAGGCAACAGGGGGTAACCAGTCAGGAGCTCCGCGAGGATGCAGCCCAGGCTCCACATGTCGATGGGCATGCCGTACCTGGCGCCGAGGATCACTTCCGGGGCCCGGTAAAAACGGGACTGGATGTACGTGTAGACCCGCTGATGCTCGTAACAACTGGAGCCAAAATCAATCACTTTAATCCCGCTTCTACCCTGCTGCTTCAGTAAAATGTTCTCGGGCTTCAAGTCACAGTGAATTATCCTGTTTTTGTGCAAAGCATCCAGGCACTGCAGGATGGAGTGGGCGAACTTGCGAACCAAAGGCAGGCTGAAGCCCTGGAACTTGTTCTTCTTGATGAGCTCGTAGAGGTTCATGCTGAGCAGCTCGAACGTCATGCAGATGTGGTTGCGGAAGGTGAAGTTCTCCAGCATGTGGATGACGTTCATGGTGTTGTCCTTGTCCTGCTTCCGCAGGTGCTCCAGGATGCGGATCTCCTCGGCCGCCTGCCGGTGGAAACGCTTCTCGTTCCTCACCATCTTCAGGGCCACGTGCTGGTGGACTTTGTGGTCATAGGCCTTGACCACCTGCCCAAAGCTCCCCTTCCCAATGACCTTGAGGACCTCGTACCTGTAAGCCACGTGATCGTGAGGCACCTGCACGTAGGATCCCTGGTCATCGTCGTAGCCACCGTTGTTCGGCCCGCCTGTCACGCCCTGGCGCTTCTTTGCGTTTGGACCCAAGAAGTATATTTCAGGGTAGCTGAAAATCTCATGGTGTTCGAAGCTGCTTAGTTTTTGCATGTATTGCTTCATCGCTTGCTCGGGTGTCATGGGGATGGCTTTCACCTTCCCCACGCCTTCCAGAGACTTCAGAGAGGTGGAGCTCCCCTGCCGCCTGTGGATGCTCTCCAGCTGCCGCTCCGGCACCACCGGCAACCCCGTTTTGCCCACCGTTGTAAGCCCATTTGGTTGTGTTGTGAGCACTGTCCGCTTGTTACTGTTATCCTCAAACAGCTGCTGAACCTGGATCTGTCCATGGCTGTGGCTGCCGACGTGTAGGTGGTCATTCATTGTGTGCTTACTGCCGCCAATCTGTAATTCAGAAAGGGAACATCAAGAGAATGGAAGAGGTCTGGCTGTTCAAAAGGGATATT encodes the following:
- the DYRK2 gene encoding dual specificity tyrosine-phosphorylation-regulated kinase 2 — protein: MLTRKPSAAAPAAYPTGRGGDSAVRQLQASPGLGAGAPRSGVGTGPPSPIALPPLRASNAATAAHTIGGSKHTMNDHLHVGSHSHGQIQVQQLFEDNSNKRTVLTTQPNGLTTVGKTGLPVVPERQLESIHRRQGSSTSLKSLEGVGKVKAIPMTPEQAMKQYMQKLSSFEHHEIFSYPEIYFLGPNAKKRQGVTGGPNNGGYDDDQGSYVQVPHDHVAYRYEVLKVIGKGSFGQVVKAYDHKVHQHVALKMVRNEKRFHRQAAEEIRILEHLRKQDKDNTMNVIHMLENFTFRNHICMTFELLSMNLYELIKKNKFQGFSLPLVRKFAHSILQCLDALHKNRIIHCDLKPENILLKQQGRSGIKVIDFGSSCYEHQRVYTYIQSRFYRAPEVILGARYGMPIDMWSLGCILAELLTGYPLLPGEDEGDQLACMIELLGMPSQKLLDASKRAKNFVSSKGYPRYCTVTTLSDGSVVLNGGRSRRGKLRGPPESREWGNALKGCDDPLFLDFLKQCLEWDPAVRMTPGQALRHPWLRRRLPKPPTGEKTSVKRITESTGAITSISKLPPPSSSASKLRTNLAQMTDANGNIQQRTVLPKLVS